The following are from one region of the Thermocladium sp. ECH_B genome:
- a CDS encoding AAA family ATPase gives MGIDSLLEKCCVEIGITVSGASSLAIPIQFYRKSEXNAVEEQLALVRDDSLRDQLFFGVVRRITKLEPLVRDRVRNPFVDRPEIMDQSMLMPFTNGMVRLYGMITPSGLSTEVSHVATPGSKVFLVRDGTVLNXYLKVSAGINVGSHKYSNWSIKLDHYFVNYHIGVFGATGVGKSRLIRGLIGELRRAGYRVVVFDHSGVDYVPFMKEHVISSKEIKISPPTIASVIASKARLGWQSYGEYIEVATITYTMQDEGKKKQTLLLDPQPSREIKWNKASFTRHLVEKMRGVGARDSSVEKAKLFIEYFIDDSFFDELNRRVVEPSDVVKRAIEGGIAAIDLSADTDLTVKQARIADVIDSAWEMVKRGSIKVPANLVFVIDEAQNYVPEDEWTICKDSIETTVREGRKWGLSLLLASQRIARDIKSSIRANLGTVFFSRLSAQADLKEIGAYLDIADISEATLSQLGTREFFVAGLMNPLRKPLLLKVREVD, from the coding sequence ATGGGTATAGATTCGCTGCTTGAGAAGTGCTGTGTGGAGATCGGCATAACTGTTAGCGGCGCCTCTTCCTTGGCTATTCCCATACAGTTCTATAGGAAGTCAGAGGNTAACGCCGTGGAGGAGCAATTAGCCCTCGTCAGGGACGATTCGCTCAGGGATCAATTATTCTTCGGTGTGGTGCGTAGAATAACTAAGCTGGAGCCGCTGGTGAGGGATAGGGTGCGGAATCCCTTCGTTGATAGGCCGGAGATAATGGATCAATCAATGTTGATGCCATTCACCAACGGCATGGTTAGGCTGTACGGCATGATAACGCCAAGCGGATTAAGCACGGAGGTTAGCCACGTGGCTACGCCCGGCTCCAAGGTGTTCCTCGTGAGGGATGGCACTGTCCTTAACGANTACCTAAAGGTCTCTGCCGGGATAAATGTGGGTAGCCACAAGTACAGTAATTGGTCGATCAAGCTAGATCACTACTTCGTTAATTATCATATTGGGGTCTTCGGCGCAACCGGGGTTGGGAAGTCGAGGCTAATAAGGGGATTAATAGGTGAATTGAGGCGGGCGGGGTATAGGGTGGTTGTTTTCGATCATAGCGGGGTGGATTACGTGCCATTCATGAAGGAGCACGTGATTTCATCTAAGGAAATCAAGATAAGTCCCCCCACCATAGCTTCCGTGATAGCAAGTAAGGCAAGACTTGGGTGGCAGAGCTACGGCGAATATATTGAGGTAGCTACAATAACGTATACCATGCAGGATGAAGGCAAGAAGAAGCAGACCCTACTTCTAGATCCACAGCCATCCAGGGAGATCAAGTGGAATAAGGCTAGCTTCACGAGGCACCTAGTTGAGAAGATGAGGGGAGTTGGGGCTAGGGACTCCTCAGTGGAGAAGGCTAAGCTATTCATCGAATACTTCATTGATGATTCCTTCTTCGATGAGCTCAATAGGAGGGTGGTGGAGCCAAGCGACGTTGTTAAGAGGGCCATTGAGGGCGGCATTGCCGCAATAGATCTGAGCGCTGACACGGATTTAACTGTTAAGCAGGCAAGAATAGCTGACGTGATTGATTCGGCGTGGGAAATGGTTAAGCGGGGCAGCATTAAGGTGCCGGCTAACCTGGTCTTTGTAATAGATGAGGCCCAGAATTATGTTCCAGAGGACGAGTGGACAATATGCAAGGACTCCATCGAGACCACGGTTAGGGAGGGCAGGAAGTGGGGATTATCGCTGCTGTTGGCCAGCCAAAGAATAGCGAGGGACATAAAGTCAAGCATTAGAGCCAATCTGGGCACAGTCTTTTTCTCCAGGCTCTCGGCGCAGGCTGACTTGAAGGAGATAGGCGCATACCTGGACATAGCTGACATAAGCGAGGCGACGCTCTCTCAACTTGGCACTAGGGAATTCTTTGTGGCTGGACTAATGAATCCCCTGAGGAAA